A genome region from Alistipes dispar includes the following:
- the gmk gene encoding guanylate kinase has protein sequence MGKVIIFSAPSGSGKTTIVRRLLARYPQLEFSISATSRAPRGEERDGTDYYFLPQEEFMRAVAENRFVEWEEVYEGTCYGTLRSEVERIWQRGHVIVFDVDVLGGINLKRIFGGDACSVFIMPPSVEELRRRLEGRGTDAPEVIERRVAKAEFELTKAPEFDHIVLNDRLEEAVERTCAILDAFIGEAE, from the coding sequence ATGGGCAAAGTCATCATCTTCTCCGCCCCGAGCGGGTCGGGCAAAACCACGATCGTCCGCCGGCTGCTGGCGCGCTATCCGCAGTTGGAATTCTCGATTTCGGCCACCAGCCGCGCCCCGCGCGGCGAGGAGCGCGACGGGACGGACTACTATTTTCTTCCGCAGGAGGAGTTCATGCGCGCCGTAGCCGAAAACCGCTTCGTGGAGTGGGAAGAGGTTTACGAGGGAACCTGCTACGGCACGCTGCGCAGCGAGGTGGAACGCATCTGGCAGCGGGGCCACGTGATCGTCTTCGACGTGGACGTGTTGGGAGGCATCAACCTCAAGCGCATCTTCGGCGGCGACGCCTGCTCGGTATTCATCATGCCGCCCTCCGTGGAGGAGTTGCGCCGCCGCCTCGAAGGGCGCGGCACGGACGCCCCCGAAGTGATCGAGCGGCGTGTGGCGAAGGCCGAGTTCGAGCTGACCAAGGCCCCGGAGTTCGACCACATCGTGCTGAACGACCGTCTCGAGGAGGCCGTGGAGCGCACCTGCGCGATTCTCGACGCATTTATCGGAGAGGCCGAATGA